In Phoenix dactylifera cultivar Barhee BC4 unplaced genomic scaffold, palm_55x_up_171113_PBpolish2nd_filt_p 002162F, whole genome shotgun sequence, one DNA window encodes the following:
- the LOC120109422 gene encoding serine carboxypeptidase 1-like — MMDASLLTWILFSCFLFLPTCTDAKQADLLRSLIRSNRSSSGRFDGFLHLVNGSEASPPIYVAPQNGLKDLDKIDALPGQPKGVSFDQYAGYVTVEPQNGRTLFYYFVESPRDSEKKPLLLWLNGGPGCSSLGYGALQELGPFRVNRDGKTLLRNNHAWNNVANVIFLESPAGVGFSYTNTSSDYKNRGDKRTAEDTYTFLVNWLERFPEYKTRDLFITGESYAGHYVPQLASLILLNNKNPNKPIINLRGIAMGNAYIDSNITEMAMYEFLWMHDMYSDRTHKLIRRTCNISDMSSPECKHATNLADMEIGSINPYNVYAPLCTEKSHKATCITSSNVEFDPCTDEYVDVYLNQPVVQKSLHAVPSLWTHCSLGGWRDSPDTMLPMIEQLTTSGIRIWLYSGDMDSIVSVTSTKYSLRMLGLPIKSPWRPWQANGEVAGYVVAYKGLTFVTVRGAGHEVPSYQPEKALVMISAFLKGKLPPPP; from the exons ATGATGGATGCTTCATTACTTACTTGGATACTCTTCTCATGCTTCCTCTTCTTGCCAACTTGCACCGATGCCAAGCAAGCTGACCTTCTTCGTAGTTTGATAAGATCCAATAGGTCATCTAGTGGTCGCTTTGATGGTTTCTTGCATCTTGTGAACGGGAGTGAAGCATCGCCACCGATTTATGTTGCTCCACAGAATGGGCTGAAAGATTTAGATAAGATTGATGCATTGCCTGGCCAGCCTAAAGGTGTAAGCTTTGATCAATATGCTGGTTATGTGACGGTCGAGCCGCAGAATGGAAGAACACTCTTCTACTACTTTGTTGAGTCCCCACGGGATTCAGAAAAGAAACCACTTCTCTTATGGCTTAATGGAG GTCCCGGATGCTCCTCCTTGGGATATGGAGCCTTGCAGGAATTAGGACCCTTCAGAGTTAACAGGGATGGCAAAACCCTTCTCAGAAATAACCATGCATGGAACAATG TTGCAAATGTGATCTTCTTGGAATCTCCGGCGGGTGTAGGGTTCTCATACACCAATACAAGTTCAGATTACAAAAACAGGGGGGACAAGAGAACAGCAGAAGACACCTATACCTTTCTAGTCAATTGGTTGGAGAGGTTCCCGGAATACAAGACCCGAGATTTATTCATAACTGGCGAGAGCTATGCTGGCCACTATGTCCCTCAGCTTGCCAGTCTTATTCTTCTGAACAACAAGAACCCCAACAAACCAATCATCAACCTAAGAGGCATAGCA ATGGGCAACGCATACATCGACAGCAACATAACTGAGATGGCAATGTACGAGTTTTTGTGGATGCATGATATGTATTCCGACAGGACCCACAAGCTGATTCGAAGGACATGTAACATTTCAGATATGTCTTCGCCAGAGTGCAAACATGCCACAAATCTGGCCGATATGGAAATTGGGTCGATTAATCCCTACAATGTGTATGCTCCACTTTGCACTGAAAAATCACACAAAGCAACTTGCATTACCAGTTCG AATGTCGAGTTTGATCCGTGCACCGATGAGTATGTTGATGTATATCTTAATCAACCAGTGGTGCAAAAGTCTCTTCATGCAGTTCCAAGCCTATGGACGCACTGCAG TCTTGGTGGTTGGAGGGATTCCCCTGATACCATGCTGCCTATGATCGAGCAATTGACGACGAGTGGCATAAGAATTTGGTTATACAG TGGTGACATGGACTCAATTGTTTCAGTAACATCCACAAAGTACTCTTTAAGAATGCTTGGCTTGCCCATCAAAAGTCCATGGCGCCCATGGCAGGCCAATGGTGAG GTAGCAGGCTATGTTGTAGCATACAAAGGACTTACTTTTGTGACAGTAAGAGGAGCTGGCCATGAAGTACCGAGCTACCAACCTGAAAAGGCTCTGGTCATGATCTCTGCATTCCTTAAGggaaagcttcctcctcctccatga